In Nocardioides sp. JS614, the sequence CGAGCCTGGCCCACCCCGGAGATCCCGACGTTGCCGGTCCCGGGACCGCCCGTGGCGCTGCACGACACGCCGTCGGCCCGCAAGGTCACGACCACCCCGGACGGGCCCGCTCGCCTCTACGTCTGCGGCATCACGCCGTACGACGCCACGCACCTCGGGCACGCGTCGACGTACGTTGCCTTCGACCTGCTCAACCGGGCCTGGCGCAACGCCGGCCACGACGTGACCTATGTCCAGAACGTGACCGACGTGGACGACCCGCTCCTCGAGCGCGCCGCGAAGGTGCACGTCGACTGGGTGGAGCTCGCCGAGCGCGAGACCGAGCTGTTCCGGCAAGACATGGCGGCGCTCCGGGTGATCCCACCCGACCACTACGTCGGTGCGGTCGAGTCCATCCCGCTGGTCATCGAGCTGATCGGCCGGCTCGAGACCGCCGGCGCCATCTACCGCGTCGAGGACGACCTCTACTTCTCGGTGACCGCCGACCCCGCCTTCGGCGCCGAGTCCGGCTGGGACCGCGAGCGGATGCTCGAGATCTACCCCGAGCGCGGCGGGGACCCCGACCGGCCAGGCAAGAAGGACCCGCTCGACTGTGTCGTGTGGCGGGGCCGGCGCGAGGGCGAGCCGTCGTGGGAGAGCCCGTGGGGCCCGGGACGCCCGGGCTGGCACGTGGAGTGCACGGCCATCGCACAGCGTCACCTCGGCGGGGCGTTCGATGTGCAGGGCGGCGGCAGCGACCTGGTGTTCCCGCACCACGAGATGTGCGCCGGCCACGCCCAGGTCGCCGTCCCGGGCACGCCGTTCGCGCAGGTCTACAGCCACGGCGGCATGGTCGGCTACGACGGCGAGAAGATGTCGAAGTCCCGCGGCAACCTGGTCTTCGTCTCCGCGTTGCGCAACAGCGACGTCGACCCGATGGCGATCCGGCTCGCGCTGCTGCGCCACCACTTCCGCTCCGACTGGGAGTGGACCGACGACCAGCTGTGGGTCGCCGTCGACGACATCGCCCGCTGGCGCAAGGCCCTCTCGCTCGGCGCCGGCGCACCGGCTGCGCCGGTCATCGACGAGGTGCTCGCCGCCCTCGCCGACGACCTGGACGCGCCGCGGGCGACTGCCGCGATCGACCGCTGGGTCGCCGCCACCCTCGGCACCGCCGGCCTCGCCGACACCACCGACCCGGACGCCGCGGCCCGGCTCCTGGCCGCCCTCGACGCCGCCCTCGGCCTCGCTCTCTGGCTCTCCTGAGCACGCACGCTGTCCCGTTCCTCCAAGACGGGTTGGGGCTCCAGTGCCAGGCTGGGTCCATGCCCGACAACGCCCTCAGGCCCAAGCTGATCCTGGCCGACGCGGACGCCGCGATCCGGTGGTACACGGCCAACCTCGGGGCCACCGAGTCGGTCCGCTATGAGCACGGGGGGTCCGTCGTGTTCGCCGAGCTCGTCGTCTTCGGCACGAGCGTGACCCTCAAGGA encodes:
- the mshC gene encoding cysteine--1-D-myo-inosityl 2-amino-2-deoxy-alpha-D-glucopyranoside ligase; translated protein: MRAWPTPEIPTLPVPGPPVALHDTPSARKVTTTPDGPARLYVCGITPYDATHLGHASTYVAFDLLNRAWRNAGHDVTYVQNVTDVDDPLLERAAKVHVDWVELAERETELFRQDMAALRVIPPDHYVGAVESIPLVIELIGRLETAGAIYRVEDDLYFSVTADPAFGAESGWDRERMLEIYPERGGDPDRPGKKDPLDCVVWRGRREGEPSWESPWGPGRPGWHVECTAIAQRHLGGAFDVQGGGSDLVFPHHEMCAGHAQVAVPGTPFAQVYSHGGMVGYDGEKMSKSRGNLVFVSALRNSDVDPMAIRLALLRHHFRSDWEWTDDQLWVAVDDIARWRKALSLGAGAPAAPVIDEVLAALADDLDAPRATAAIDRWVAATLGTAGLADTTDPDAAARLLAALDAALGLALWLS